One window of the Carassius auratus strain Wakin chromosome 20, ASM336829v1, whole genome shotgun sequence genome contains the following:
- the LOC113121293 gene encoding transcription factor MafA-like, producing the protein MSSSLPLPSLPPSPLAMEYLNDFDLLKFEVKPDTPPPPPTCLYPKPGVHQETAGSPYAPHPPPDSSLSSSPYTSLPPSPTLSDGHPPPSASSSSSSLSFPLSISTGYMSGQSSGSQGNLDGSPAAGGPTPCSNPTSLEDLLWLAALQQQFGGEPGGAASLLGALGGVPDRADRDRGGFLGCEDAVEALLNSAAAAVTSQFPVLSQSSSSSHMGDSSSDSGVDVALNKPSDMCHRPILVVSSNPPSLSNVNTSTSPFSQPLSPQSRLHHPHHPMQGYYHHHHHHHHLQVTQCGVDERFSDEQLVNLSVRELNRHLRGVSKDEVVRLKQKRRTLKNRGYAQSCRYKRLQHRHALESEKHILSQQLEQLQCELSRVLRERDTYKARYEKLISSKETQPSHPNTSPSPTPPDYFL; encoded by the exons ATGTCTTCGTCTCTGCCGCTGCCCTCTTTGCCTCCAAGCCCCCTGGCCATGGAGTATCTCAATGACTTCGACCTGCTAAAGTTTGAAGTGAAGCCTGACACCCCTCCACCTCCTCCGACCTGCCTATACCCCAAACCAGGTGTCCACCAGGAGACGGCTGGTTCCCCGTATGCTCCTCACCCTCCTCCTGACTCCAGCCTCAGCTCCAGTCCCTACACCTCCCTTCCTCCGTCACCCACTCTCAGTGACGGACACCCGCCACCATCTGCATCCTCCTCGTCCTCCTCTCTCTCGTTCCCACTGTCCATCTCCACTGGGTACATGTCAGGCCAGAGCTCCGGATCTCAAGGAAACCTGGACGGGAGCCCAGCGGCTGGAGGCCCCACGCCGTGTTCAAACCCCACCTCCCTGGAGGACCTGCTCTGGTTGGCTGCACTGCAGCAGCAGTTCGGTGGGGAGCCCGGAGGTGCCGCGTCTCTGCTGGGAGCACTTGGAGGAGTGCCGGACCGAGCAGATCGGGATCGAGGAGGATTTCTGGGATGTGAAGATGCGGTGGAGGCCCTGCTGAACTCTGCTGCAGCTGCTGTAACTTCACAG TTCCCAGTTTTGTCCCAGAGTTCGAGCAGCAGTCACATGGGGGACTCCAGCAGTGACAGCGGTGTTGATGTTGCTCTTAACAAACCGTCAGACATGTGTCACCGGCCTATACTGGTCGTTTCTTCCAACCCTCCATCTCTCTCCAATGTCAACACATCCACCAGTCCCTTCTCACAACCCCTCAGTCCACAGAGCCGCCTCCATCACCCACACCATCCAATGCAAGgctattatcatcatcatcatcatcatcatcatctgcaaGTCACTCAG TGTGGGGTGGATGAGCGTTTTTCCGACGAGCAGTTGGTAAATCTGTCAGTGCGAGAGCTGAACAGACATTTGCGTGGGGTAAGCAAAGATGAGGTGGTCCGTTTGAAACAGAAGAGACGGACGCTGAAGAACCGCGGTTATGCCCAGTCCTGCCGTTACAAACGACTCCAGCACCGGCACGCGCTTGAGTCCGAGAAGCACATTCTCTCACAGCAG CTGGAGCAGCTGCAGTGTGAGCTGTCTCGCGTGTTGAGAGAGCGAGACACATACAAAGCTCGTTACGAGAAGCTCATCAGTTCCAAAGAGACTCAGCCTTCCCATCCCAACACCTCGCCTTCTCCTACTCCTCCGGACTACTTTTTGTGA